Sequence from the Thermoplasmata archaeon genome:
TTGGAACGCGATCCCGAGGTACAGACCGTAGTCGCCCACGGCCTCGACGTCCTCGAGCCGCGCGCCCGCCAGGAGGCCGGCGATTTTCGCGCCGGCCATGATGGGCAACGCGGTCTTGCGGCGGATGATGTCCACGTACTCGTCCTTTGTGACCGCTGTGTCGAACGCATGGCGCTTCTGGCGAATCTCGCCTTCCGCGAGCGCCGCGCACGCATTGGCGGTGAGTTCCACGATGTCCGGGTCGAACTTGCCTCCGATCCCGAAGGCTTTGACGAACAGGAAGTCGCCCGTGACCAGGGCGTTCTGCAGCCCGTACTTCTTGTAGGCCGCGGGGCGGCCGCGGCGCATCTCGCCGCCGTCGTTGATGTCGTCATGGATGAGGGTGGCCGAATGGATGAGCTCGAGGGCCGCGGCCAGGTCGACCGCCTGCCGGATGTCTCGGCCGCCGAGAGACTTGAACGAGAGGAGGGTCACGGTGGGCCGGACGCGCTTGCCGCCCGCGGCGATCACGTACGTGGCGATGTCCGTGAGGAGCGGCTCCTCGGAGACCACGCTCTCGCGGATCTTCTGTTCCACCAAGGCCAGTTCCTTGAGGACGCCGAAATCCCACGCATTCGTCATCGGCCCCACGCTCCGCACGCGCGCACATGCGCCTAGGATTGGGGCATATATAACGGTTTATTGCATCGGAGGGCCATAGACGGAATCCGGTTGAGGTAGCCCGAACTCCGTCCTCTCCCGCTCGCCGCTCGCCTGGGTATGTCCGAGGGACGGAGAGTTGCTCCCTCGGAAGGACATCGCAGAGCATCCGCCGTCTCCCAGAACGGAGACGTCAGGCTCGCGTTCGTTTCCTGCCGATCCCCGCTCGCAAACGTCGGGCGCTCTGCGTACCATTCCACTATCTGGGGCTGGCTACCCCCATGTTCTTCCGCAGCGACATCAGGGTCGCGGCCTTGAGTGCGGTGACACCGCCTACCTGCGATTGTAGTGTCCGTGCCGGTCGGTGGCCCTCGTGCCGCAAGCTGGGTCGGAAGTCGCAAGACGGACACACGGTTCCGAGACTCGGACCTAAGCGGACCTACGCGGGCTGTCGCGCGGAGGCCACCACGGGAACCTCGGCGTTCACGGCGGAGACATGCCGGATCGCGGGCGCGATCGCGTCGAGGAACGTGTGGATCATGTCGTCCCGCTTCCCGATCCAGTCCGCCATCATCACCACGGGCATCATGATCGTCAGGAAGGGGTAGAACTGGTTCTCGTCGTGGGAATCCTTCTCCACGAGCTCGAGCGCCTTCGAGGTGAGGGTGGCGATCCGCCGGAGGTGGCCGTCGTAGTCCTCCACGGTCAGCGCCGGGTTGTACGTCCGGAGGCTGGAGACGCTCTCCAACTCCTTGGTCCGCATCGCGATCAAGGAGAGGTTTCCAATCCCGGTCCGCAGGTCCTGGTGGATGCTCGTCACGTGGTCCATGAGGATGATCGCGGTGTCGTAGTAGTACCAGCCCGCGAGGAAGTCCTCGAGCTCCTTGAGGTCGTAGACGCGATCCGCGAAGGCCATGTC
This genomic interval carries:
- a CDS encoding polyprenyl synthetase family protein: MRSVGPMTNAWDFGVLKELALVEQKIRESVVSEEPLLTDIATYVIAAGGKRVRPTVTLLSFKSLGGRDIRQAVDLAAALELIHSATLIHDDINDGGEMRRGRPAAYKKYGLQNALVTGDFLFVKAFGIGGKFDPDIVELTANACAALAEGEIRQKRHAFDTAVTKDEYVDIIRRKTALPIMAGAKIAGLLAGARLEDVEAVGDYGLYLGIAFQIVDDILDIIGDGARLGKPAGTDIKEGNVTLPAIHALNDGLQVDKVELARILRKTRKENGELESALGMLRTSGAVERAWADARHYGELAKQAISGLPPSEAKVNMLRLVDFVLTRDA